Proteins encoded within one genomic window of Bradyrhizobium sp. AZCC 1719:
- the dusB gene encoding tRNA dihydrouridine synthase DusB, giving the protein MKIGEIAVANRVFLAPMSGVTDAPFRRLAATLGAGLVVSEMTASDELVHGRPMSILRCETAGVGPHVVQLAGCEAHWMAEGARVAEAAGADIIDINMGCPARHVTGGQSGSALMRDLDHALKLIEATIAAVKVPVTLKMRLGWDDRSLNAPELARRAEAAGVQMITVHGRTRCQFYKGAADWAAVRAVRHAVSVPLVVNGDITSFVQAVRAREVSGADAVMIGRGAQGQPWLPGQIGRRLETGQAETAPSLAEQLAHVRALYDEICSHYGLRIGLKHARKHLGWALEVAAQCSRAPAETLKGWRQKILTSEDPHRVHRSLQDAFDDFAWSAAA; this is encoded by the coding sequence TTGAAAATAGGCGAAATTGCTGTCGCTAACCGGGTCTTTCTGGCGCCGATGTCCGGCGTCACCGATGCCCCCTTTCGACGCCTTGCCGCCACTCTCGGCGCCGGACTGGTCGTCTCCGAGATGACCGCCAGCGACGAACTCGTGCACGGCAGGCCAATGTCGATTCTGCGTTGCGAGACGGCCGGTGTCGGACCGCATGTCGTTCAGCTCGCGGGCTGCGAGGCGCACTGGATGGCGGAGGGGGCGAGGGTTGCGGAGGCGGCCGGCGCCGACATCATCGACATCAATATGGGCTGTCCGGCGCGTCATGTCACTGGCGGCCAGTCCGGCTCGGCGCTGATGCGCGATCTCGATCATGCGCTCAAGCTGATCGAAGCCACGATCGCGGCGGTCAAGGTGCCGGTGACGCTGAAGATGCGGCTCGGCTGGGACGATCGCTCGCTCAACGCACCCGAGCTGGCGCGCCGCGCGGAAGCCGCCGGGGTGCAGATGATCACCGTGCACGGGCGCACGCGCTGCCAGTTTTACAAGGGCGCCGCCGATTGGGCCGCCGTGCGCGCGGTCAGGCACGCGGTTTCCGTGCCGCTCGTCGTCAACGGCGACATCACCTCATTCGTGCAGGCGGTCCGCGCACGGGAAGTGTCGGGCGCGGACGCCGTGATGATCGGGCGCGGTGCGCAGGGCCAACCCTGGCTGCCGGGGCAGATCGGCCGTCGGCTTGAGACCGGACAGGCTGAGACTGCGCCGTCGCTGGCCGAACAACTCGCGCATGTGCGCGCACTCTACGACGAAATCTGCAGCCATTACGGGCTGCGCATCGGACTCAAGCATGCGCGCAAGCATCTCGGCTGGGCGCTGGAGGTGGCGGCGCAGTGCAGCCGCGCGCCGGCGGAGACGCTGAAGGGCTGGCGGCAAAAGATTCTGACGTCGGAGGATCCGCACCGCGTCCACCGGTCGCTGCAGGACGCGTTCGACGATTTCGCATGGAGTGCTGCTGCATGA
- a CDS encoding bifunctional 2-C-methyl-D-erythritol 4-phosphate cytidylyltransferase/2-C-methyl-D-erythritol 2,4-cyclodiphosphate synthase, with the protein MPRPERTAAILVAAGRGLRAGAGGPKQYREIGGKTVIFRAMQAFSRHPDIFAVQPVVNPDDVAIFNEAVAGLRHQPPTNGGATRQASVHAGLEALAAEKPDIVLIHDAARPFVTSAVISRAIDAAGRTGAAIPTIPVTDTIKQVGDAGHVEATPERAWLRIAQTPQAFRFDVILDAHRRAARDGRSDFTDDAALAEWAGLTVATFEGDPANMKLTTPEDFIREEARLAAQLGDIRTGTGYDVHAFGDGDHLMLCGVRVPHVRGFLAHSDGDVGLHALVDAILGALADGDIGSHFPPSDPQWKGAASDKFLKYAVDRVTARGGRIANLEVTMICERPKIGPLRDVMRARIAEITGLNISRVAVKATTSERLGFTGREEGIAATASATIRLPWDDKGWSE; encoded by the coding sequence ATGCCCAGACCTGAGCGTACCGCAGCCATTCTCGTCGCAGCCGGACGCGGGCTTCGCGCCGGCGCCGGGGGACCCAAGCAATACCGCGAGATCGGTGGGAAGACGGTGATCTTCCGCGCCATGCAAGCGTTCAGCCGGCACCCAGACATCTTCGCCGTGCAACCGGTGGTGAATCCCGATGATGTCGCCATCTTCAACGAGGCCGTCGCGGGACTGCGCCACCAACCGCCCACGAATGGCGGCGCGACACGTCAGGCCTCGGTGCATGCCGGACTCGAAGCGCTGGCCGCGGAGAAGCCCGACATCGTTCTGATCCACGATGCCGCGCGGCCCTTCGTGACCTCGGCGGTGATTTCGCGCGCGATCGATGCCGCCGGCCGGACAGGTGCAGCTATTCCGACAATTCCCGTCACCGATACGATCAAGCAGGTCGGTGATGCCGGTCACGTCGAGGCGACGCCCGAACGCGCATGGTTGCGAATCGCGCAAACGCCGCAGGCGTTTCGCTTCGATGTCATTCTCGATGCCCATCGCCGCGCCGCGCGCGACGGCCGCAGCGATTTCACCGATGATGCGGCGCTCGCGGAATGGGCGGGATTGACGGTGGCGACTTTTGAAGGCGATCCTGCAAACATGAAACTGACGACGCCTGAAGATTTCATTCGTGAAGAAGCCCGGCTCGCCGCCCAACTCGGCGACATCAGGACCGGCACCGGCTACGACGTGCACGCCTTCGGCGACGGCGATCATCTGATGCTCTGCGGCGTTCGAGTTCCGCACGTCAGAGGCTTTCTTGCCCATTCCGACGGCGATGTCGGCCTGCACGCCCTGGTCGATGCCATCCTCGGCGCGCTGGCGGACGGCGATATCGGCTCGCACTTTCCGCCGAGCGATCCGCAGTGGAAGGGTGCGGCGTCTGATAAATTCCTCAAATATGCCGTCGATCGCGTCACCGCGCGGGGCGGACGAATCGCCAATCTCGAAGTCACGATGATCTGCGAGCGCCCGAAGATCGGGCCGCTGCGCGATGTCATGCGCGCCCGCATCGCCGAGATCACCGGGCTCAACATCTCGCGTGTTGCCGTGAAGGCGACGACCAGCGAACGGCTCGGCTTTACCGGCCGCGAGGAAGGCATCGCCGCAACCGCGAGCGCCACCATCCGCCTGCCGTGGGATGATAAAGGTTGGAGCGAGTAA
- a CDS encoding CinA family protein produces the protein MSGSDARALARSLLDLCRMRKLMIATAESCTGGLVAGALTDIPGSSDVIDRGFITYSNEAKRAMLGVKVSTLTTFGAVSKETATAMAVGALEKAGVDLAVSITGIAGPGGATPGKPVGLVHFAVASRDGKILHREFRFGAIGRTTVRQRSVVEALRMLMELARGPQPPVKPRRETMSRLRPRVARTPRRSAVKRRRPTRP, from the coding sequence ATGAGCGGCAGCGACGCCCGCGCCCTCGCCCGCTCGCTGCTTGATTTGTGCCGGATGCGCAAGCTGATGATCGCCACCGCGGAGTCCTGCACCGGAGGCCTGGTCGCCGGCGCGCTCACCGACATTCCCGGCTCTTCTGATGTCATCGACCGCGGTTTCATTACTTACTCCAATGAAGCCAAGCGCGCGATGCTCGGCGTCAAAGTCTCGACACTGACAACCTTCGGCGCGGTCAGCAAGGAAACCGCGACCGCAATGGCGGTCGGCGCGCTGGAGAAGGCCGGCGTCGATCTTGCGGTATCCATCACCGGCATCGCTGGCCCCGGCGGGGCCACGCCGGGCAAGCCGGTCGGCCTCGTGCATTTCGCGGTCGCGTCGCGCGACGGCAAGATCCTGCATCGCGAATTCCGTTTCGGTGCGATCGGCCGCACCACCGTGCGCCAGCGTTCGGTGGTGGAAGCGCTGCGCATGTTGATGGAGCTGGCGCGCGGCCCGCAGCCGCCGGTCAAACCGCGACGCGAAACGATGAGCCGGCTACGCCCACGGGTGGCCCGTACGCCGCGGCGCAGCGCCGTCAAACGACGCCGGCCGACGCGGCCATAA